GCAATTCTCCAATACCAGCAATAAGATCGTGAACAGCATTCAGGATGTACCTTCCGGAATACTGGAAGCAGACTCACTGGGTAAGGGTGCGCAATATATAGTACCTGTGAACATGAACGGTTCTTATAACACATCGGCCAATGTTACATTCGGATTTCCTCTGAAAGGAAAATTCAAAGGAAGCAATCTGAGCTTCAATACCAGTGGTACTTACAATAAAGACGGAAGTGTTTTATACGATGTAAAGAACTTCACCAAAACACTGGCGCTTACGCAGGGTGCAGGCATCAACCTCAGTTATAAAGACAATCTTCTTTTAGGACTGAATGCCAATCTTACTTATAATAATGTGAGCTATTCTTCCTCCAGGGCATTGCAGCAAGACCAGAAATATTTCACGCAGACCTATTCTGCAGATGTTAGCTATACTTTCTTCAAAAGCCTGGTGTTCTCTACCGACTTCGATTACCTGATCAATACAGGTAGAACAGACGGATTCAATCAAAGCATTCCATTGCTTAATACCAGCCTGGCTTTGCAGGTATTCAAAAAGAAGAATGGCGAGATAAAATTCTCTGTATACGATCTGCTGAATCAGAACCAGAGTATCAGCAGGTCAGTTGGTGATAACTATATCCAGGATACAAGAACAGTGGTACTGCAAAGATATTTCATGCTCACTTTCATGTTCAACCTCAACAAAGCTGGGGATAACAGGCAGCAACGACCTGCAGGTATGCCCGGCAATATGCCGAGGAATATTGAAAGACAGATGCGGAATATGGAGCGAAGTGGAACTAACTAAAAAATTAAGTTGATCAAAGGGCCCGTTCAATTTTGAACGGGTTTTTTATTATCCATTAAGTATAGTAAGATTATTTTTGCATGGTGCAGTTCCTTTTATGAAATAGCTTTTTGGTAAGGCGGCCTGATGAGTCAATAATTCAAATGAGAAAAAAACAAATGAATTTAGAACGTATAGGGCGCCTATTGACGGAAAAAGAAAACATTCGTCTCGAGTTTAAGGCTGCTACTGATGCATTGCCTGGAAATCTTTTTGAATCGATCTGCGCCATGCTCAACCGGGATGGCGGCGATATCCTTTTGGGAGTTGAAGATAATGGCAAAGTAATAGGTGTAAATGAAGACTCGGTTTCCAAAATGGTGACGGACCTGGTTAATCTTTCTAATAATTCACAGAAAATTGACCCGCCGTTTATTCTATTCCCTCAAGTTTATGAAATCGATGGAAAAAGGATAATACATATCCAGGTACCAGCGAGTTCTCAGGTACATAAAACAGGAAGGATCATTTACGATCGAAGTAATGATGGTGATTTTAAAGTTGAACAACCCTACCGGATTGCAGAAATGGCGAATCGTAAACGCAACCATTACTCCGAAGGGATGATTTATCCGGCTTTGCGAATGGAAGACTTAAAACTGGATTTGTTTACCAAAGTGAGAAATCTTATTCGAAGTCATAATCCTGATCACCCCTGGCTGATATTAGACAACCAGCAAATGTTGGAAATTTCCGGCTTATGGAAGAAGGATCACTTGTATGGACAGGAGGGTTTTACCTTGGCCGCTGCTTTATTATTGGGAAAAGATGAGGTAATTCAAAACATAATACCTCATTATAAAATTGATGCCCTGGTAAGGATCAATAATCTTGAACGATACGACGATCGCTTATACATACAGTCCAACCTTGTGGATGCTTATGACATGTTGTTGGATTTTGTAAACCGTCATCTTCCAGATAAGTTTTACCTGGAAGGAGCATAACGGATAAATCTTCGAGCTACTATTTTCCGGGAAATTATTACAAATCTTATCATTCATCGGGAGTACACCAATGCTACCCCGGCAACATTTATCATTTATGCAGACCGCGTGGAGACAAGTAACGCCAATAACCCTCACGGTAAAGGTCCAATTGATCCCACTAATTTTGTTCCCTTCCCTAAAAACCCATCGATTGCGAAATTCTTTATTCAACTGGGACGCGCCGAAGAGCTGGGCTCAGGGATTTTGACTACCACCCGTTTAATGAAAGAATATGCAGGTAATGGAAGAGCAATGTTTATAGAGGGCAGAACTTTTAAGACGATCATACCTCGTCCAGACAGAAAGACGATTGCGATAAGTGACACGATAAGTGTTACAGTAAATGACACGATAAATGACACGATAAATGACACGATAAATGACACGATAAATGACACGATAAATGACACGATAAGTGATCTAATAAAAGATAGATTAATTAAGGCGATAAAGCTGTTGTATGAAAAACCGGGTATGAAGGTCAATGAATTGATTAAGGAACTGGAAGTATCTGAGCGAACAGCAAAACGGGATCTCGAGAAAATTAGAAGTTTGATAGAGTATCGGGGCAGTAAGAAAACAGGCGGGTATTTTCTTTCCGACTATATGCTCTCAAAGCTGAACAGAGCATTTTGAGCGATAACTGTTCAACTATTGTAAAATAAAAGTCCCGGCCTTTTGGGCCGGGACCAGCACATACAATGTGGTTTCAGAGGTAAGTGCTTATAGGTGTAGAGGAACTATCTCCTTTTGGCATAACCGGGAGTGCTGATCGGCGATTGGCCAACCATCAACACAGAGCAGATACTTCTGAGGAAATTAAATAGATTGAATGTGGGTCTGTAGATTCCGCTGTAGACTTTAGTACGGTGGACATCGTAGTACATAGTCTTCTTTTTCATTGATATTGGTTTAGGATATAAAATTCATGGCGTACCATAGCTAACAACGAGACTTTGTAGAAATTATTGTACGCCACCCCATAGTATTTTTCCTATTTGATCAGGAAAAAGGTATTACTAATTTTCGGGCAAATCCACGGCCCATGAAAAGTGTACAGATCCTGTTACTCTTTTTGATAACAACTATAACGGTAACGGCACAGGGCGTTTTCAGCAATCAAACCAATGCTGCATTGCAGCGGGTGATTGAAGACTACCCTAACCGGTTTAAGAATATAAAAGGCGACCTGCTACAGGAAAGCAACAACTCGGCCGATTACCAATCCAAGGTTCAGATCCCGGGATCACTCAACTGTGTGATCTCGCTGGCCAATCAACCTGCGTCCGTTTCCAACTGGACATGCTCCATCTACCTCTCACCCGATTACGATAAGGCAAGACAGAAATACCAGGAACTCTACGACCAGATCAGCAATACCATCATTCGAATAAAAGGACAAAAACCGTTCATTCTTAACGGGTCCTACACAACACCGGAACAGGAAAGTAAATCAACCGCCACCCGCTTTCAAATGACCCCCGCCCCCGAATGCGTGCAAAACCTGAAGATCGAGATCAGCCTCCGCTACCGCGAAGAATGGGAAGTGGTACTCAGCGTATATGAATAGCTGAATTATTAACCTTCATTAACATTAAAGCAAGACTGGTTAACCTGTTTTGGAAACATCCAGGAATACTTTCGTAGGTAATAACCCACGAACGGAACTGGTATGAAAAAATTATTCTACGCACTTGTGCTGACAATTCTTCCCTCTCTCCTGTTTGCCCAGAAAAATGGAATGGTAAAAGGTGTATTGTATGACTCTGTTACCAAACAGGCCGTCAGTTCTGCCACCATTAGCCTCCTTCATCAGAAGGACTCATCCCTGGTGGGCTTTACAATGTCTGATGATCAGGGGAAGTTCCACTTGGATAAACTGTCTAACGGGAAATACAGGCTGATGATCACGCATGTGAACTATCATAACAGTAACCAGTTATTCTCCATCAGCGATACTTCAGGCCAGAAAGATCTTGGACGAATATTCCTGGCTGATCTTTCACAAACACTGCAGGAAGTAGTAGTAACGGCGGAAGCTCCTCCTATCACTATGTTGGGCGATACAGTTCAATACAATGCAGGCTCTTTCAAAGTTGCGCCCAATTCCAATGTAGAGCAGCTCCTGAAAAAACTGCCTGGTGTAAAAGTGGACAAAGACGGCTCAATCACCGCCCAGGGTGAGAAAGTGAAAAAGGTATTGGTAGATGGAAAAGAATTCTTCGGTAACGATCCTAAAATGGCTACCCGCAATCTTCCCGCAGACGCAGTGGACAAAGTGCAGGTATACGACAAGCTCAGCGAACAGGCACAGGTAACGGGTTTCGATGATGGCAGCAGTCAGAAGACCGTAAACCTGAAACTGAAAAAAGATAAAAACAAAGGCATGTTCGGTAGAGTTACTGCCGGAGGCGGCACAGACGACAGGTTCGAGGGCCGCTTCAACCTGAACTCCTTCAATGGCAACAGGAGACTTTCCCTGGTGGGCATGACCAACAATACCAACTCCGATGGATTCTCTTTCAATGATATCATGTCTATGACCGGCGCCCGCGCCAGCATTGCTGGCGGCGGGGGTATTACCATGGTTACAATGGATGCCAGCGCACTGCAGGGAGGTTCCGGCAGCAGCGGCAATATCCGCACTATCTGGGGAGGCGGGGTGAACTACAATGATATGATCGGCAAAGCCGATGTGTCCGGAAACTATTTTTACAATCACTACAATCCCAGGACAGCCTCGGAAACCAGCCGGCAGAATTTTTTGGGAGACAGTTCCTGGCTGTACAAACAATCATCAATAACCGATAATATCAATAATAGCCATCGCCTCAACATGGTGGCGGATATTCCACTCGATTCCTTTCATTCCATCCGCATCGCTCCATCGATCAATACACAGGATACGCGGAACAATGTGAGCAGGGATTATAAAACAATGCTGAACGATGGCAAGCTGGTGAATGAAGGCTCCAACAGAAGCACAGATCACACAAAGGGATATACTTTCAAAAATGATATCCTCTTTCGAAAATTATTCAGGAAGCAGGGCCGTACTTTTTCTCTAAATCTCTCTACCAATCTGAATGCAAGTGATGGCAAAGGCACACTGCAGTCTGCCACCGGCTTTTACAAACCAGCCGGCAGCCTTACCAACAGGGATACCATCAGTCAGCGCAATGAGCAATCCTCCGATCTGCGCAGCTACCAGGCAA
This portion of the Pseudobacter ginsenosidimutans genome encodes:
- a CDS encoding AlbA family DNA-binding domain-containing protein; this translates as MRKKQMNLERIGRLLTEKENIRLEFKAATDALPGNLFESICAMLNRDGGDILLGVEDNGKVIGVNEDSVSKMVTDLVNLSNNSQKIDPPFILFPQVYEIDGKRIIHIQVPASSQVHKTGRIIYDRSNDGDFKVEQPYRIAEMANRKRNHYSEGMIYPALRMEDLKLDLFTKVRNLIRSHNPDHPWLILDNQQMLEISGLWKKDHLYGQEGFTLAAALLLGKDEVIQNIIPHYKIDALVRINNLERYDDRLYIQSNLVDAYDMLLDFVNRHLPDKFYLEGA
- a CDS encoding HTH domain-containing protein; protein product: METSNANNPHGKGPIDPTNFVPFPKNPSIAKFFIQLGRAEELGSGILTTTRLMKEYAGNGRAMFIEGRTFKTIIPRPDRKTIAISDTISVTVNDTINDTINDTINDTINDTINDTISDLIKDRLIKAIKLLYEKPGMKVNELIKELEVSERTAKRDLEKIRSLIEYRGSKKTGGYFLSDYMLSKLNRAF
- a CDS encoding outer membrane beta-barrel family protein, whose product is MKKLFYALVLTILPSLLFAQKNGMVKGVLYDSVTKQAVSSATISLLHQKDSSLVGFTMSDDQGKFHLDKLSNGKYRLMITHVNYHNSNQLFSISDTSGQKDLGRIFLADLSQTLQEVVVTAEAPPITMLGDTVQYNAGSFKVAPNSNVEQLLKKLPGVKVDKDGSITAQGEKVKKVLVDGKEFFGNDPKMATRNLPADAVDKVQVYDKLSEQAQVTGFDDGSSQKTVNLKLKKDKNKGMFGRVTAGGGTDDRFEGRFNLNSFNGNRRLSLVGMTNNTNSDGFSFNDIMSMTGARASIAGGGGITMVTMDASALQGGSGSSGNIRTIWGGGVNYNDMIGKADVSGNYFYNHYNPRTASETSRQNFLGDSSWLYKQSSITDNINNSHRLNMVADIPLDSFHSIRIAPSINTQDTRNNVSRDYKTMLNDGKLVNEGSNRSTDHTKGYTFKNDILFRKLFRKQGRTFSLNLSTNLNASDGKGTLQSATGFYKPAGSLTNRDTISQRNEQSSDLRSYQAKAVYTEPIFKRSLLEFSAGNSYQKAGSQKTTWDIDRTSKQEKVNEDYSNDYTNTYGTTEAGMRFRSKGKKYEYSLGGSWQRASLSGTITAGTKDSVLKKDFDNFLPNATFKYTFKQMHILNLMYRTSTNQPSAGQLQPVPDNSDPLNIRLGNPDLKQEFNNMLTMGLNMVNPYEGRSLFFNLTAQLTNNKIVDGDSLTEKGIRITKPVNANGVYNLSGNVNAGLPLKFFKGRLGLGSSVNYSSSKQLLNQKENQIRSFTAGPNVSLDLSLTDMLDITLRAGVNYNRVKYALSPELNNKYFSQTYESELSWTLPKDFFFTTDFSYVANNRLTEGYNLRVPLWNASVSKQFLKNKRGEIRISAFDLLNQNVDVTRNADRNYIEDVRSTVLQRYFLLTFTYNLNKMGGPPGGGVQIRTIGR